A region of Cherax quadricarinatus isolate ZL_2023a chromosome 57, ASM3850222v1, whole genome shotgun sequence DNA encodes the following proteins:
- the LOC128693492 gene encoding magnesium-dependent phosphatase 1 isoform X2, translating to MYTLHKRTPSSKLLLSLRRSLHKLLADSITAASVHTAIVNNLANMFKKPKLIAFDLDYTLWPFWVDTHVDPPFRKLKDGQVVDARSKRVHYYKEVPNVLEKLHNEGYILAAASRTGEVDGANQLLKLFDWDKYFTYKEIYPGSKVTHFQRTVNGDKWFLGPVELLECEQDNIL from the exons ATGTATACTTTAC ATAAGAGGACACCTTCAAGCAAACTGCTCCTATCTTTAAGAAGAAGTCTCCACAAGCTACTTGCTGATAGCATCACAGCAGCATCCGTGCACACTGCAATAGTTAATAACCTAGCAAATATGTTCAAGAAACCAAAGCTCATTGCATTTGATCTTG ACTACACATTATGGCCTTTTTGGGTGGATACGCATGTGGATCCACCTTTCCGCAAGCTAAA GGATGGCCAGGTAGTGGATGCCAGGTCTAAGAGAGTCCACTATTACAAGGAGGTACCAAATGTGTTAGAGAAACTCCACAATGAAGGTTATATTCTGGCAGCTGCATCACGTACTGGAGAAGTCGATGGCGCAAATCAACTCCTGAAACTTTTTGACTGGGATAAGTACTTTACTTACAAAGAAATCTATCCAGGATCCAAAGTCACGCACTTTCAGCG tacagtgaatggagacaaatggtttttgggacctgtcgagctgttggagtgtgagcaggataatattttgtga